The following coding sequences lie in one Pontibacter sp. G13 genomic window:
- a CDS encoding DUF2147 domain-containing protein — MKKTLKTLLATFVCLFVAATGFAQSPIGIWITIDDNDQKPRSEVEIYEEDGKLYGRVLKIFPRPDDNAENICEKCDEDDPRYMQPVEGMQIIRDLKQDGDEWNGGKILDPANGEEYKCYITLESEDRLKLRGYIGFSLLGRTQYWNRKKS; from the coding sequence ATGAAAAAGACCCTAAAAACCCTTCTAGCGACCTTTGTTTGTCTTTTCGTGGCTGCAACAGGATTCGCCCAAAGTCCCATCGGGATTTGGATCACCATAGATGACAATGACCAAAAACCGCGATCCGAAGTAGAGATCTATGAGGAGGATGGAAAACTTTATGGAAGAGTTTTGAAGATTTTTCCACGTCCAGATGACAATGCTGAAAACATCTGTGAAAAATGTGATGAGGACGATCCCAGATATATGCAACCTGTGGAAGGCATGCAAATCATCCGAGATCTCAAGCAAGATGGGGATGAGTGGAATGGAGGTAAAATCCTCGATCCTGCCAATGGAGAGGAGTACAAATGCTATATCACCTTGGAGAGTGAGGATCGCCTGAAGCTGCGAGGCTACATCGGTTTCTCTCTATTGGGTCGCACCCAGTATTGGAACCGAAAGAAATCCTGA
- a CDS encoding ATP-binding protein codes for MPHPSSFDLFGLAFLLEILFLLVISSGVALMAVRYQRKYLERELVLQKRELAAQKELLAATVQVQEKERRRIGKDLHDEIGALLSTMRLSVHQGTIEEGEQQDELAVKGLIDRMLANVRRISKELLPSTLERFGLEKAIEELCVQEDSSQIPERFFKLTGKPFPIPKQMELSLFRVTQELMANSLAHACANNLWVSLHYGEHAVELTVLDDGNGFELPEVLGIDAGSQAMGLKNLKSRISLLNGTIDFQSQSGEGVRTQIRVPVPNHSQQS; via the coding sequence ATGCCACATCCTTCTTCCTTTGATTTATTTGGGTTGGCGTTTCTGTTGGAAATCCTCTTTCTATTGGTCATCTCCAGTGGAGTTGCCTTAATGGCAGTCCGTTACCAGCGGAAATATCTGGAAAGAGAACTCGTCCTACAAAAACGCGAACTGGCAGCGCAAAAGGAATTATTGGCAGCGACCGTACAAGTTCAGGAAAAGGAACGTCGCAGAATCGGAAAGGACTTGCATGATGAGATTGGAGCTTTGCTCTCCACGATGCGATTGAGTGTCCATCAAGGGACCATCGAAGAGGGCGAGCAGCAGGATGAGTTGGCGGTGAAGGGCTTGATCGATCGAATGTTGGCCAATGTCCGAAGGATTTCCAAGGAATTGCTGCCCTCTACGTTGGAGCGATTTGGGTTAGAGAAGGCCATCGAAGAATTATGTGTCCAAGAGGATTCCTCCCAAATTCCTGAACGATTCTTCAAACTGACAGGAAAGCCATTCCCGATTCCTAAGCAAATGGAACTTTCTCTGTTTAGGGTGACTCAAGAACTGATGGCCAACTCCCTTGCACATGCCTGTGCCAATAACCTGTGGGTAAGCCTTCACTATGGGGAACATGCTGTGGAATTGACTGTGTTGGACGATGGAAACGGCTTCGAATTGCCTGAAGTATTGGGAATCGATGCAGGAAGTCAGGCAATGGGTTTGAAAAATCTAAAAAGCCGTATTTCTTTGCTAAATGGAACGATCGACTTCCAATCGCAATCAGGCGAGGGAGTTCGAACACAAATTCGTGTTCCAGTACCAAATCACTCTCAACAATCTTAA
- a CDS encoding efflux RND transporter periplasmic adaptor subunit, producing MNQRKLALSGLAVLILIVAAVGASMLVASKEEPEKAEIATVLKPLKVRSVANESVPTRIEITGRLVPRQRIELYAEVGGVLKPESKRFREGNYFKKGAPLIEIDNEEHDLNLVATKSSLLNQITLMLPDLKADYTEGFPDWKAYVDQFDPTVSIKDLPEPKTDSEKYFVSARNIYNLFYQIKSQEARSAKYTILAPFSGIVSQSNITEGTLVRVGQKMGEFTNTFTYELEAAVNLKDLDFIKVGNKVRLTSNDIAGDWQGTIQRISDRIDATTQTAKVFVSASGKNLREGMYLTGTIAGRNLDEVVEVKRSLLRNEINLFVVQDSILKEFKVTPVQYTTETVLVRGLENGTVILDEDAIGIYDGLKIAPYSEADVKTAVE from the coding sequence ATGAACCAGAGAAAGCTCGCGTTGAGTGGACTTGCAGTATTGATCCTGATCGTAGCTGCCGTTGGCGCTTCGATGCTTGTCGCAAGTAAAGAAGAGCCAGAGAAGGCAGAGATTGCTACCGTTTTGAAGCCGCTCAAGGTCCGATCTGTGGCCAATGAATCAGTGCCTACTCGTATCGAAATCACCGGAAGGCTCGTGCCACGCCAACGAATTGAGTTGTACGCCGAGGTCGGAGGCGTCCTAAAGCCAGAAAGTAAAAGGTTCCGAGAAGGGAATTACTTCAAAAAAGGAGCGCCACTGATCGAGATCGACAATGAAGAACATGACCTCAACTTGGTGGCCACAAAGAGTAGTCTACTGAATCAGATCACCCTGATGCTGCCAGACCTCAAGGCCGACTATACCGAGGGATTCCCCGATTGGAAAGCTTACGTCGATCAATTTGATCCGACAGTAAGCATCAAGGATCTTCCAGAACCTAAAACCGATAGCGAGAAGTACTTCGTCTCGGCAAGAAACATCTACAATCTGTTCTACCAGATTAAGTCTCAGGAGGCGAGAAGTGCCAAATACACCATCCTTGCTCCATTTAGCGGGATTGTCTCCCAATCCAATATCACTGAAGGGACATTGGTACGTGTCGGTCAGAAAATGGGCGAATTCACCAATACCTTTACCTATGAGCTTGAAGCCGCGGTGAATCTCAAAGACTTGGATTTCATCAAAGTAGGCAACAAAGTTCGCCTGACCTCCAATGACATTGCAGGTGATTGGCAGGGAACCATCCAGCGAATCTCTGACCGTATCGATGCTACCACCCAGACTGCCAAGGTATTCGTGAGCGCTTCGGGTAAAAACCTGAGAGAGGGAATGTACTTGACGGGAACGATTGCCGGTAGAAACCTGGATGAGGTCGTAGAGGTGAAGCGTAGCCTTCTCCGCAATGAAATCAATCTTTTTGTGGTGCAGGATTCTATTCTCAAAGAATTCAAGGTAACGCCGGTTCAGTACACCACTGAAACTGTGTTGGTACGTGGCTTGGAAAACGGCACTGTCATTCTCGACGAGGATGCGATTGGGATTTATGATGGCTTGAAGATAGCGCCTTACTCTGAGGCCGATGTGAAAACGGCGGTGGAATAA
- a CDS encoding efflux RND transporter permease subunit, which translates to MKNIISYFIKYSFSGDLMVLLILIFGFFGLNGMRSTFFPETESKLIQVQIVYPGASPEEIEEGIVAKIEDNLKGLTGVDRVTSVSSENAGSVTVEITKGNDIDVILADVKNAVDQIPSFPVGMEPPVVFKQEPMTVALNFAIYGDLDLRTLKQYAREIENDLLAMDGLSKVELTGFPEEEIEIAVHENDLRKYGFTFDQIVNAVKGFNIEVTGGTIKTPTEELLIRSKNKGYYADDLLDIVVATAPDGREVLLREVATVRDRWEDTPNRTFVNGRPAVGINVSNTIDENLLDISTMTREYIEEFNEDHDAVQAVIINDGSVVLNERIDLLTENGIIGFVLVLILLAMFLQVRLAFWVAIAIPVSLMGMFILAPMIGVSINVITLFGMILVIGILVDDGIVISENIYQHFEMGKEPLQAAIDGTMEVLPAVLSAILTTMVAFGSFLFLDGISGDFFAEMSIVVILTLFFSLVEGAFILPGHVAHSKALSRDKKEEGAVKKFFEPLQNALWNFMDWMKEKLYAPVLRFFIDNVALGLAIPIGILILSFAMIGSGNVKTTFFPYVENDFITATLKMPAGTSEDITQKWLDHIEKAVWEINEEYKADRTDGKDIVLIVSKNLGPTTYQGTVLVNLLRGEERGVSSALITDKIREAAGTIYGSESVIYGVASPFGKPVSVALRGSNLVDLGKAAEELKGEMIAVTELKDITDNNQEGLREIDVKLKPKAYLLGLTPQFVVAQVRSGFFGAEVQRLQRGKDEVRVWVRFDEIDRNSIGKLEQMRIRTATGESFPLKEVAELSVERGIIAINRLEGEREIRVQADLASPSTSGTDMIALIESDLLPPILAKYPSVRYSFEGQVRENTKTQKSSGTVMPIALLLMVSIIALTFRSVAQTLSVLIIIPFGMIGVIWGHFAFGKAISILSGLGIFALIGIMVNDALVLVSAHNTLIKRGMKFKEALYEASVSRFRPIFLTSITTIAGLAPLVFEKSFQAQFLIPMAISVACGLAAATLIILLMLPSLLVFFNSLKLFIIGGWEGERPTPTEIEPAFEGRKNYIGLYIVFFVIVGALVASFFIYKDLLGF; encoded by the coding sequence ATGAAGAATATCATTTCATATTTTATCAAGTATTCCTTCTCGGGAGACCTGATGGTATTGCTGATCCTGATATTTGGATTTTTTGGACTCAATGGGATGCGATCCACGTTTTTCCCGGAGACTGAATCCAAGCTCATTCAGGTGCAGATCGTCTATCCCGGTGCTTCTCCAGAAGAGATCGAAGAAGGAATCGTTGCCAAGATTGAGGACAATCTCAAAGGCTTGACAGGCGTCGATCGGGTCACCTCAGTTTCTAGTGAAAATGCTGGATCGGTGACTGTCGAAATCACCAAAGGAAATGACATCGATGTGATTCTGGCCGATGTCAAGAATGCTGTCGACCAGATTCCTTCCTTTCCAGTAGGAATGGAACCGCCCGTAGTTTTCAAGCAAGAACCTATGACGGTCGCATTGAATTTTGCGATCTATGGAGATTTGGACCTGAGGACCCTCAAGCAATATGCACGGGAAATCGAGAATGATCTCTTGGCGATGGATGGACTCTCTAAAGTAGAGTTGACGGGTTTCCCGGAAGAAGAGATTGAGATTGCCGTCCATGAAAATGACCTGAGAAAGTACGGGTTTACTTTCGACCAAATCGTCAATGCTGTCAAAGGTTTCAACATTGAGGTGACAGGAGGTACGATCAAGACCCCTACCGAAGAACTCCTGATTCGATCTAAAAACAAAGGGTACTACGCCGATGATCTGTTGGATATCGTTGTAGCCACAGCTCCTGATGGGCGTGAAGTACTGCTGCGTGAAGTAGCCACGGTGCGCGACCGCTGGGAAGACACCCCCAATAGAACCTTTGTCAATGGACGTCCCGCAGTAGGAATCAACGTCTCGAATACCATTGATGAAAACTTGCTGGATATCTCCACCATGACTCGGGAGTATATCGAGGAGTTCAATGAGGATCACGACGCTGTTCAGGCGGTCATCATCAATGATGGCTCGGTCGTGCTGAATGAGCGTATCGATTTGTTGACAGAGAATGGGATCATCGGATTTGTACTGGTATTGATCCTCTTGGCAATGTTCCTCCAAGTCCGCTTGGCATTTTGGGTGGCAATCGCCATTCCTGTCTCCTTGATGGGAATGTTCATCCTTGCGCCGATGATTGGGGTTTCCATCAACGTCATCACACTATTCGGGATGATCTTGGTGATCGGGATTTTGGTGGATGACGGGATTGTCATCTCGGAAAATATTTACCAGCATTTTGAGATGGGCAAAGAGCCCCTTCAGGCTGCCATTGATGGTACGATGGAGGTCTTGCCAGCGGTATTGTCCGCGATCTTGACCACAATGGTTGCGTTTGGTTCCTTCCTATTCCTCGATGGGATTTCCGGGGACTTTTTTGCCGAGATGTCGATTGTGGTGATTCTCACATTGTTCTTCTCGCTCGTAGAAGGCGCTTTCATCTTGCCCGGACACGTGGCCCACTCTAAGGCGCTGAGTCGTGATAAAAAGGAAGAAGGAGCTGTGAAGAAATTCTTCGAGCCTCTCCAAAACGCCCTGTGGAATTTCATGGATTGGATGAAGGAAAAACTCTACGCACCTGTGTTGAGATTCTTCATTGACAATGTTGCGCTGGGCTTGGCCATCCCCATCGGAATCTTGATCTTGTCTTTTGCCATGATTGGCAGCGGAAATGTGAAAACGACCTTCTTCCCATACGTGGAGAATGATTTCATTACCGCTACCCTCAAGATGCCAGCAGGTACCTCGGAAGACATCACCCAGAAATGGCTCGACCATATCGAAAAAGCCGTCTGGGAGATTAATGAAGAATATAAGGCAGACCGTACTGATGGCAAGGATATCGTCCTCATCGTGAGCAAAAACCTAGGGCCCACTACTTATCAGGGCACGGTTCTCGTCAACCTTCTGAGAGGTGAAGAACGAGGGGTTTCTTCTGCGTTGATCACGGATAAGATCCGGGAAGCGGCAGGTACGATCTATGGATCGGAGTCCGTCATCTATGGGGTAGCATCTCCATTTGGAAAGCCTGTTTCCGTCGCGCTTCGAGGTTCCAATTTGGTCGATCTTGGCAAAGCCGCTGAAGAGCTGAAAGGGGAGATGATAGCTGTTACGGAGCTCAAAGATATCACTGACAATAACCAAGAAGGACTTCGTGAAATCGATGTCAAGTTGAAGCCCAAGGCCTATTTGCTTGGATTGACGCCTCAATTCGTAGTTGCGCAGGTACGTTCAGGCTTCTTCGGAGCGGAGGTACAACGCTTGCAGCGAGGCAAAGATGAGGTACGTGTCTGGGTACGATTTGACGAAATCGATCGAAACTCAATCGGCAAGCTGGAACAAATGCGGATTCGCACTGCGACCGGGGAATCATTCCCGCTCAAGGAAGTGGCTGAATTGTCTGTAGAACGTGGAATTATCGCCATTAATCGCCTCGAAGGTGAGCGCGAAATTCGTGTACAAGCAGACTTGGCTTCTCCGAGTACTTCGGGAACAGATATGATTGCGCTGATCGAAAGCGATCTCCTTCCACCGATCTTGGCCAAGTATCCATCTGTTCGCTATTCCTTTGAAGGACAGGTCCGAGAAAATACCAAAACGCAGAAATCTAGTGGCACAGTCATGCCGATTGCCTTGCTGCTAATGGTTTCCATCATTGCTCTGACCTTCCGCTCAGTGGCACAAACCCTTTCAGTTCTGATCATTATTCCATTTGGAATGATCGGGGTCATCTGGGGACACTTTGCTTTCGGGAAGGCGATCTCTATCCTATCTGGCTTGGGAATATTTGCCTTGATCGGGATCATGGTAAATGACGCATTGGTACTGGTCAGTGCACACAATACCCTTATCAAGCGTGGCATGAAGTTCAAGGAAGCATTGTATGAGGCTTCTGTCTCTCGTTTCCGCCCGATTTTCCTGACCTCTATCACGACGATTGCTGGTTTGGCACCACTGGTATTCGAGAAGAGCTTCCAAGCTCAGTTCTTGATTCCGATGGCCATTTCTGTAGCATGTGGTTTGGCCGCTGCAACGTTGATCATCTTGCTGATGCTCCCTTCGTTGCTGGTCTTCTTTAATAGCCTCAAGTTGTTCATCATCGGAGGATGGGAAGGGGAACGTCCGACCCCCACAGAAATTGAGCCTGCCTTTGAAGGCCGGAAAAACTACATCGGCTTGTATATCGTGTTCTTTGTGATCGTAGGAGCTTTGGTAGCCAGCTTCTTTATCTATAAAGATTTGTTGGGCTTTTAA
- a CDS encoding response regulator transcription factor yields the protein MSISVGIVDDQKLFRRGMASLIQEFEGIEVVLEASNGKELLDKVRVNQPDVVLLDLEMPVMDGIEATQILTEQYPDIKIIIISMHDGESFISHSMKEGANGYLFKEAEPREVELAINCVIENNFYFNDQVSAALLKSMTNHNSPINPIFRSGFELTDRELDVLKLICEELTSAEIADKLFLSKRTVEGHRTSLLNKTGARNTVGLVIYALKAGIV from the coding sequence ATGAGTATCAGCGTAGGCATCGTCGACGATCAAAAACTGTTTCGCCGGGGGATGGCATCTTTGATTCAAGAGTTTGAGGGGATTGAGGTGGTCCTTGAAGCCAGCAACGGTAAGGAACTATTGGACAAGGTACGGGTGAATCAACCTGATGTGGTGCTACTCGATCTTGAAATGCCGGTAATGGACGGAATTGAGGCTACCCAAATCCTGACAGAGCAATACCCAGATATCAAAATCATCATCATCTCCATGCATGATGGAGAATCCTTCATCTCCCACTCCATGAAAGAAGGGGCCAATGGGTATCTTTTTAAGGAAGCCGAACCCAGAGAGGTGGAACTCGCTATCAACTGCGTCATTGAAAACAACTTCTACTTCAATGATCAGGTCTCGGCAGCCTTGCTCAAGAGTATGACCAATCACAATAGCCCGATCAATCCCATCTTCAGATCTGGTTTTGAGCTTACCGATCGCGAACTAGATGTCCTGAAACTGATTTGCGAAGAGCTGACAAGCGCAGAAATTGCAGATAAGCTCTTCCTGTCCAAAAGGACGGTAGAGGGGCACAGAACTAGCCTGTTGAACAAAACAGGAGCTCGAAATACAGTAGGGCTGGTAATCTATGCACTCAAGGCTGGAATTGTCTAG
- a CDS encoding HAD-IA family hydrolase — MKKSLLIFDFDGTIADTVVVAVSILNEVGSKFGLPHVDHEQALELKTKKISELMKMSGLSWLQLPSFVSQARDQFKQHLPKVPPVAGMPEILASFHARGFRMGILSSNTQEGVRGFLDRNDLNLFEFIHTPDSLFGKASTIKKILKHHQLAPEDVVMIGDEMRDIEAAQKAGIDSIAVSWGFNAIPLLQEAKPNHLVSSPSDLLKLLG, encoded by the coding sequence ATGAAAAAGAGTTTGTTGATATTCGATTTCGACGGAACCATCGCAGATACGGTAGTGGTTGCGGTTTCAATCCTCAATGAAGTAGGGAGCAAGTTTGGACTTCCGCATGTGGATCATGAACAAGCCTTGGAGTTAAAAACCAAAAAGATCTCTGAGCTCATGAAGATGTCGGGCCTTAGTTGGCTCCAACTTCCTAGCTTTGTTTCTCAAGCGAGGGATCAATTCAAGCAACATCTCCCCAAAGTACCCCCAGTTGCCGGCATGCCCGAGATACTGGCCTCTTTTCATGCACGCGGATTTCGGATGGGAATCTTGAGTTCCAATACCCAAGAGGGAGTAAGAGGATTCCTAGATCGAAATGACCTCAACCTATTTGAGTTCATCCACACACCCGATTCTCTCTTTGGCAAGGCCAGTACCATCAAAAAAATCCTCAAGCATCACCAATTGGCCCCTGAGGATGTAGTTATGATTGGAGACGAAATGCGCGACATCGAAGCTGCGCAAAAAGCGGGAATTGATTCGATAGCCGTAAGCTGGGGATTCAATGCAATTCCGCTCCTTCAAGAAGCCAAGCCCAACCATCTTGTGAGTAGCCCCTCTGATTTGCTGAAATTATTAGGCTAG
- a CDS encoding prolyl oligopeptidase family serine peptidase, with protein sequence MQDPKWIGAIPNDPMWSLDGQTVYFDWNPDRVAADSMFGYNLKRQDVGKISPLQRVAIPARNGAYSKNRQWYLYEKYGDIFLYDLKKSELSQITATIARETSPKFSKSEQFVFYRQAENLFRWDRTTGETRQLSNIRTGRDPKKSSSHTPDQRAWLTQEELALMEVLNQRKQAAEARQEQRQLTEPYQPKPFYLGNQNLVDISSDPTGGILMWTVEQEPKGKHQTMVPDFVRESGYTEPRNARPKVGSPESVYETWLYSVASDTILQLDPSGLPGIYTRPQFQADYGLQGKLDSPKPVWILRPQWSPDGAHAVVVVRSLDFKDRWIASVDLESGKLKSLDHQHDEAWIGGPGISRWMGSSGSVGWMPDGRRFWFLSEESGYAHLYAVNVETGGTQAFTTGEFEVFDPQISKDGKYWYYSSSAVHPGERHFYKMPIEGGVPTQLTSMSGNNEVLLSPDEKQLLIRFSTGNRPWELFLQPNKPQAEAEQITHSLTDEWKQYPWREPEYVEVPAADGAKIYGRLYRSEKSQGGPAVIFVHGAGYLQNAHKWWSVYFREYMFHNLLVDRGYTVLDLDFRGSAGYGREWRAGVYRSMGGKDLDDQVDGYRYLVQEIGVDPNRVGIYGGSYGGFITLMAMFTKPGTFQAGAALRSVTDWAHYNHPYTASMLNRPQDDSLAYVKSSPIYFAEGLEGALLMCHGMVDTNVQFQDIVRLSQRLIELGKENWELAVYPMEGHGFVEPSSWTDEYRRILKLFEDHLK encoded by the coding sequence ATGCAGGACCCAAAATGGATTGGGGCTATTCCCAATGATCCTATGTGGTCCCTCGATGGTCAGACTGTTTATTTCGATTGGAATCCAGATCGGGTAGCTGCTGACTCCATGTTTGGATATAATCTGAAACGTCAAGATGTCGGGAAAATTTCGCCGCTACAGCGTGTAGCAATTCCTGCCCGAAATGGCGCGTATTCTAAAAACCGCCAATGGTATCTCTATGAAAAGTATGGAGATATCTTTTTGTATGATTTGAAAAAATCTGAACTCTCTCAGATTACAGCTACCATCGCTCGTGAAACCTCTCCAAAATTCTCCAAAAGCGAGCAATTTGTATTCTATCGCCAAGCGGAAAACCTGTTTCGTTGGGATAGAACTACCGGAGAAACACGCCAGTTGTCAAACATTCGAACAGGACGTGACCCTAAGAAATCCTCATCCCATACTCCTGATCAGAGAGCTTGGTTGACTCAAGAGGAGCTTGCCTTAATGGAAGTGCTCAATCAAAGAAAACAAGCCGCTGAAGCTCGTCAAGAACAAAGGCAGTTGACCGAGCCTTATCAACCCAAACCATTTTATTTGGGTAATCAGAACCTAGTAGACATTTCTTCAGATCCCACAGGTGGCATTTTGATGTGGACCGTGGAGCAAGAGCCCAAGGGAAAACACCAGACCATGGTCCCCGATTTTGTTCGGGAATCTGGCTACACAGAGCCTAGAAATGCCAGACCCAAGGTGGGCAGCCCTGAAAGTGTTTATGAAACATGGTTGTATTCGGTAGCTTCCGATACAATTCTTCAGCTCGATCCTTCGGGATTGCCGGGCATCTATACGAGACCCCAGTTTCAAGCAGATTATGGTTTGCAAGGAAAATTGGATTCCCCCAAACCTGTATGGATTCTACGACCTCAATGGTCACCAGATGGCGCCCATGCAGTAGTGGTTGTTCGATCTTTAGACTTCAAGGATCGTTGGATTGCCTCGGTTGACCTAGAATCAGGTAAGCTTAAAAGTCTTGATCATCAACACGATGAGGCATGGATTGGAGGGCCGGGGATTTCACGATGGATGGGAAGTTCTGGATCTGTTGGCTGGATGCCTGATGGGAGGCGTTTTTGGTTCCTCTCTGAGGAATCAGGATATGCCCATCTCTATGCGGTCAATGTAGAAACTGGCGGTACCCAAGCTTTTACCACTGGTGAATTCGAGGTGTTCGATCCTCAGATATCCAAAGACGGCAAATATTGGTACTATTCTTCTTCTGCGGTTCATCCAGGGGAGCGTCATTTTTACAAAATGCCCATCGAGGGAGGAGTACCCACGCAGCTGACTTCGATGTCAGGAAACAATGAGGTTTTGCTTTCCCCAGATGAGAAACAATTGCTGATTCGATTTTCCACCGGCAACCGTCCTTGGGAATTGTTTCTTCAGCCTAATAAGCCTCAGGCGGAAGCAGAGCAAATCACGCATTCGCTCACGGATGAATGGAAGCAATACCCGTGGAGAGAACCCGAATATGTAGAAGTGCCAGCCGCGGACGGTGCGAAGATTTACGGTAGACTCTATCGCAGTGAGAAATCCCAAGGAGGGCCTGCTGTGATCTTTGTACATGGTGCGGGATACCTCCAAAATGCCCATAAATGGTGGAGCGTCTATTTCAGAGAATACATGTTTCATAACTTGCTCGTAGATCGAGGCTATACGGTTCTAGACTTAGATTTCCGAGGAAGCGCAGGTTACGGACGTGAATGGAGAGCTGGCGTATATCGATCTATGGGGGGAAAAGATCTCGATGATCAAGTCGATGGGTATCGCTATTTGGTGCAAGAAATTGGGGTTGATCCTAATAGGGTGGGAATTTATGGTGGTTCTTATGGAGGATTTATCACGTTGATGGCGATGTTCACCAAACCAGGAACCTTTCAGGCCGGAGCAGCACTAAGGTCTGTGACGGATTGGGCACATTACAACCACCCCTACACGGCTAGTATGTTGAACCGCCCTCAAGACGATAGTTTGGCTTATGTCAAGAGTTCTCCCATTTATTTTGCGGAAGGACTTGAAGGCGCTTTGTTGATGTGTCATGGCATGGTAGATACCAATGTGCAATTCCAGGACATTGTTCGGTTGTCTCAGCGTCTCATCGAGCTCGGCAAAGAAAACTGGGAATTGGCAGTCTATCCGATGGAAGGCCATGGATTTGTGGAACCTAGTAGTTGGACAGACGAATACCGGAGAATTCTCAAGCTATTTGAGGACCATCTCAAGTAA
- a CDS encoding MarR family transcriptional regulator — translation MEKHPLATMEGSMGHRIGMAGKLLQKTLESRFKEAGYEIEMPQWLVLLHLWGQDGWNQASLSQHLKHHKTAITRAIDKLEKQNYVLRVADRNDRRNKLIYLTNLGKSLKLELIPIAKSVLESATSGIDTAEVDVCKSVLKRIAENLADLS, via the coding sequence ATGGAAAAGCACCCCTTAGCTACCATGGAGGGATCGATGGGCCATAGGATTGGCATGGCTGGGAAGCTATTGCAGAAAACCTTGGAATCCCGCTTTAAGGAAGCTGGCTACGAAATCGAAATGCCACAATGGTTGGTGTTGCTGCATCTGTGGGGACAAGATGGATGGAATCAAGCATCCTTGTCCCAGCATCTCAAACACCATAAAACAGCCATTACTAGGGCGATAGACAAATTAGAGAAACAAAATTATGTCTTGCGCGTAGCCGACCGCAACGATCGTCGAAACAAGCTGATTTACCTCACCAATCTCGGCAAATCCCTGAAACTTGAGTTGATACCTATCGCCAAATCCGTACTGGAGTCGGCTACTTCAGGTATTGACACCGCCGAAGTGGATGTGTGTAAATCCGTTTTGAAAAGAATCGCAGAGAACCTAGCCGACTTATCTTGA